The Tolypothrix sp. PCC 7712 region ACAAGCCATGCCAACAATAGTAATTGCGGGTTTCATATTCAAAGTTCTCCTACGGATGCGGGTGTCGGCAGTAGAATAGCCTGCACTGGAGTAGCCAACGCTTGCAGGTAAAGACCAAGCCCCCGGAGAGTACAGACAATGGTGAGAGCGAAGAACAATCCAAAGACGATGTGAGTGATCATCAGCAACCCATACACAACCGCAACAGCTAAGCCAAATAAGATTTGACTGTGTAATTGGCTGGGTGTTGTACCAGGGTCTGTAACCATGTAAAAGGTGAAGAGAATAAATGCTACGCCTGTCATCGGTAGTAAGGCCGCAGTCAGGGGCGTAGCGAAGAGGATGCTGCGGAACGCTGCTTGGAGAATAAAGGCACTCAACCAGGCAGCAATTAGGGGTAAGCGATGGGTGAAGCGAGCATTGAGAAAGGTACCAGAAACAACGATGATTCCCGGTAAGAGCCAATCCCCAATTCCATCAAGGTTCTCCGTGAATTGATAGGGAGGAGCAATGCTCACCCAGGGAAAGAGCAACAGCGTCACACTAATACCAAAGTTGGAGGGATTGAAGAAATGGCGGTAACTTTTGCCGACAGGAGTGCGGAAGATGGCTTTTGAGCCAATGGCTACGGCAACTGCAAAAGCGATCGGCAGCAACCGTTCGTTAGCGTACAGTAGCATCACAACTGCTAGCCCAGTAATGTGAGCAGGGAGCAGAAAATCAACGAATTTGCCTAGCCCACCCTGGGCGAACTGGGGCTGGCGTTGCTTTACAGAAGCGTCTATCAACTCCAGCAGTATCTCCATACTGTAAGCCGTGCCCAATGCCACAAGCGGCTGTACCCAGGATTGCTCAAAACCTAGAACAGTGTGCCCCAGAATGTTGAGGATCGTAATCGCGGTCGCAAAGCGTCGCAATCCTGCTAATCGGTTGGTTTGATTCCAGCTATCCGTCGTCACCATTAAATCTCCTTTTCTGCTAATCCACTCAGCAGGACTGTGTGCCAACCAGGTTGCAGGTGCAATGTCTGTTCGCACACCTGTCCACGCAAATTGCGCCAGCGTAAATCAACTCGCACTGGTGTATCCAAAGACGAGCGATCGAGTCCAAAGTGCAAGTCTGTACTGCGTACTCCTGAATGCCCGTTGCCACCATCTACCTGAGCGACGAGTTGTCGTCCATCTGGGAGATATACGGTTGCTGTAGCACCAATTGCAGGCTGTGCAAAAGTTTTTGCTCCTGGATGCCCTGGATAAGTAGTGGTGCTGGCAGATGAATCCAGTACCCGGAGAAGATGCAGTCCTAAAAATGCTTTCGTTTGCGAGCTTTGATTCTGGTAAAAGTAAGAAGGTTCCCACTGGTTGGCTACAGCAAAATCTAAGTCACCATCTCCATCAACATCAGCAGTGGCAATTCCCCGACTGACCGAAGTTTCATCTAGTCCTAGTTCCTTTGCCAAATCGTAATAGCGACCATTTTTGGCACGTACAAAGAACGGATTATGCTGATGACCGCTTAAATCGTCACCCGGTTGCAATCTGGCCCAACTGCGCGAATCACTCAGGAGTTGATCGTTACCCATTGCTAGTTCGTGCAACTCAGGCCAACGGTTGACATTCCCTTTAGCAAAACCCGTTGCTTGCAGTGCTTCTAAGGTTCCATCGTTGTCAAAGTCACCAAATTTGGCTTCCCACGCCCAGCCACTGCGCGACAATCCTAATTGCTCGCTGCGGTCAATGTAGGGCGCGACACCTTGCTGTATTCTCTTGCCGGTGTTGAGAAACAGAAAGTGGCTTTCTTCCAAGGCATATTCCGCAGCAATGTTGCTGACATAAATATCTAATAAACCATCACTGTTGATATCTCCAAAATCTACCCCCATTCCTTTAAAGCTGTCGTGACCTAAAACTTTGGAGTTGGCAGTGGTTAGATTTTTCTTGCCTGACAAGATGGCGAAGTGCAGTTCCCCTGGTTGAGAGCGATTGTGTAGCAGGCGATCGGGGCCAAAATCATTAGCAAAATAGATTTCAGGTAAAAGATCGCCATCGAGATCTGCTGCTCCCACAGCCAGCGTCCAACTATTGGCTACAGTCTCGTCCAGAACTCCCTCGATTTCTTGAAACTGCACTGTTGGCTCTACCCCTGCTGTTGCTCCTGTCCATAACAGCAAATGCTTGCGTCCGCCATTCCTCGCTCGCGACATCGAATGCTGCATATGTTCGCGTCCGGTGGCTTTCGCGTCCAGAATTCGCGCTCCATCTGGGTGGTAGTTGCCGACGATTAAATCGGTATGTCCATCCCCGTCTAAATCAGCCAGGGTGGCAGCATTGGTATACCAACGTTCACTCTTGGGTACAATCTCGCGTTGTACGTAGTTACTATTAGTTAGGGCCAGTTTGTCTGTTTCTCTTCGCAGGTAGGCGATCGGGGTTCTGCCCCAGTAATAAACCAGCAGATCCAGCCAACCATCTTCATTTAGATCCTCGATTAAGCACCCCATTGGAGCCATGACGCTTGATTCGTAGGAGAGTAAACCAGGAGTCAAGGCAAATGGTTGATAACGGTTGGGTGTTCCAGGTACGGGAGCGATGATCGCTCGATCTACTCTGGGATCGACGTAGCAAACATCATTTGCCAACCCGTCTTTATCCAAGTCGTTGAGGGCAACGGCTGCACCAACTGAAGAAGTCCAGGCGGCGTGGCGTTCTAAACTAGGATGCACTGCCCGCACAAATTGCAATGATTGTCCTGTTAATTCTGGTAATGGTAAACGAGTGAAGCGAAATCGACTGGCGATCGCCCCTCGTTCTGGA contains the following coding sequences:
- a CDS encoding enediyne biosynthesis protein UnbU, which encodes MRTDIAPATWLAHSPAEWISRKGDLMVTTDSWNQTNRLAGLRRFATAITILNILGHTVLGFEQSWVQPLVALGTAYSMEILLELIDASVKQRQPQFAQGGLGKFVDFLLPAHITGLAVVMLLYANERLLPIAFAVAVAIGSKAIFRTPVGKSYRHFFNPSNFGISVTLLLFPWVSIAPPYQFTENLDGIGDWLLPGIIVVSGTFLNARFTHRLPLIAAWLSAFILQAAFRSILFATPLTAALLPMTGVAFILFTFYMVTDPGTTPSQLHSQILFGLAVAVVYGLLMITHIVFGLFFALTIVCTLRGLGLYLQALATPVQAILLPTPASVGEL
- a CDS encoding CRTAC1 family protein; amino-acid sequence: MSFIKSFVWHHTRRLVAIALIVTLFYFAQLPDLSAPERGAIASRFRFTRLPLPELTGQSLQFVRAVHPSLERHAAWTSSVGAAVALNDLDKDGLANDVCYVDPRVDRAIIAPVPGTPNRYQPFALTPGLLSYESSVMAPMGCLIEDLNEDGWLDLLVYYWGRTPIAYLRRETDKLALTNSNYVQREIVPKSERWYTNAATLADLDGDGHTDLIVGNYHPDGARILDAKATGREHMQHSMSRARNGGRKHLLLWTGATAGVEPTVQFQEIEGVLDETVANSWTLAVGAADLDGDLLPEIYFANDFGPDRLLHNRSQPGELHFAILSGKKNLTTANSKVLGHDSFKGMGVDFGDINSDGLLDIYVSNIAAEYALEESHFLFLNTGKRIQQGVAPYIDRSEQLGLSRSGWAWEAKFGDFDNDGTLEALQATGFAKGNVNRWPELHELAMGNDQLLSDSRSWARLQPGDDLSGHQHNPFFVRAKNGRYYDLAKELGLDETSVSRGIATADVDGDGDLDFAVANQWEPSYFYQNQSSQTKAFLGLHLLRVLDSSASTTTYPGHPGAKTFAQPAIGATATVYLPDGRQLVAQVDGGNGHSGVRSTDLHFGLDRSSLDTPVRVDLRWRNLRGQVCEQTLHLQPGWHTVLLSGLAEKEI